The genomic segment tatagaaTGAAAATAATTCACATATAGAATGAAAAGAATTCACATATggaatggaaaaaaaatcaaatatagaatgcaaataattcacatgtagaatgcaaataattcacatgtggaatggaaaaaaaatcaaatatagaaTGCAAATAATTCACATGTAGAATACAAATAATTCACATTTGGAATGCAAAAAAATCACATGTGGAatggaaaaaataaatcaaatatagaATGAAAATAATTCACATGTGTAATGGAAATAATTCAAACATATAGTGGAAAAAAAATCTAACGTAGAATGAaaataatgggaaaaaaaatcaaatatagaatgcaaataattcacatgtagaatgcaaataattcacatttggaatgcaaaaaaatcacatgtggaatggaaaaaattaatcaaatatagaATGAAAATAATTCACATGTGGAATGGAAATAATTCAAACATATAGTGGAAAAAAAATGTAACGTAGAATGAaaataatggggaaaaaaatcaaatatagaaTGAAAATAATTCACATATAGAATGAAAAGAATTCACATATGgaatggaaaaaaaatctaatatagaatgcaaataattcacatgtagaatgcaaataattcacatgtggaatggaaaaaaaatcaaatatagaatgcaaataattcacatgtagaatgcaaataattcacatttggaatgcaaaaaaatcacatgtggaatggaaaaaataaatcaaatatagaatgaaaataattcacatgtggaatggaaataattcaaacatatagtggaaaaaaaatctaacgtagaatgaaaataatggaaaaaaaatcaaatatagaatgcaaataattcacatgtagaatgcaaataattcacatgtagaatgcaaataattcacatgtggaatggaaaaaaatcaaatatagaatgcaaataattcacatgtagaatgcaaataattcacatgtgtaatggaaaaaattcaaacatataatggaaaaaaaatgtaacgTAGAATGAAAATAATGGGGAAGAAATCAAATATAGAATGAAAATAATTCATATGTAGAATGAAAATAATTCACATGTggaatggagaaaaaaaatcaaatatagaatgaaaataattcatatgtagaatgaaaataattcacatatggaatggaaaaaaaaatcaaatatagaatgaaaataattcatatgtagaatgaaaataattcacatgtggaatgggaaaaaaaatcaaatatagaatgaaaataattcatatgtagaatgaaaataattcacatatggaatggaaaaaaaaatcaaatatagaaTGAAAATAATTCACATGTAGAATGAAAATAATTCACATGTGGAATGGAAAAATACCTGTctcagactaaatctgaccaatctaagtctcatactagatctaaccaatctaagtccaagactatatctgacctgtctcagactaaatctgaccaatctaagtctaatactagatctaaccaatctaagtccaagactatatctgacctgtctcagactaaatctgaccaatctaagtctaatactagatctgaccaacctaagtctaatactagatttgaccaatctaagtccaagactatatctgacctgtctcagactaaatctgaccaatctaagtctaatactagatttgaccaatctaagtctaatactagatctaaccaatctaagtccaagactatatctgacctgtctcagactaaatctgaccaatctaagtccaagactatatctgacctgtctcagactaaatctgaccaatctaagtgtaatactggatctgaccaacctaagtctaataCTACATCTGAGCAATCTAAGTTAAatactagatctaaccaatctaagtcgaagactagatctgaccagtatactactaaatgtgtccaatctaagtctaagactagatatgaccagtatactactagatttgtccaatctaagtctaaaaccagATCCAAATAATCTTAGAttgtgactagatctgaccaatctaaatccaagacAAGATTTGCCAAATTTAAATCtctgactagatctgacaaaaCTAAGTCTactactagatctgaccaatcaagtcTTAGATTCGATCTGACAAaatatgtctaagactagatctgaccagtatatgtctaagactagatctgaccagtctatgtctatgactggatctgaccaatctaagtctaagactagatctgaccagtctatgtctatgactggatctgaccaatctatgtctaagactagatctgaccagtctgtcTAttactggatctgaccaatctaagtctaagactagatctgaccagtatactactagatgtgtcccatcgtatgtgggctctgtaccaaggatgtcgttgtggcttgtacagccctttgagacacttgtgatttagggctatataaataaaccttgattgattgattgattgatctaagtCCAAGACAATATTTGCCCAATTTAAGTCTCTGACTAGATCTGCCGAATCTAAGTCTCTGACTAGATCTGacgaatctaagtctaatactagatctgaccaatctgtctcatactagatctaaccaatcaaagtccaagactatatctgacctgtctcagactaaatctgaccaatctaagtctatgactggATCTGAtcagactaagactagatctgaccaatctaagtctaagactagatctgaccaatcaaagactagatctgaccagtatacTACTATATGTGTCCAAtcggtctaagactagatctgaccaatcaaagactagatctgaccattatactactagatgtgtccaatctgtctaagactagatccaacTAATCTTAGTCTATGACGAGATCTGACCATACTAAGTCCAAGacaagatttgaccaatctaagtctgactagatctgacaaatctatgtcgaagactagatgtgaccaatttaggtctcatactagatttgaccaatctaagtcgttgACTATATCTGACGAATATAAAtctgactagatgtgaccaatctaagtctcatactagatttgaccaatctaagtctcatactggatctgaccaatctaaccaAAGCTGGTCATGGCTCAGTAATCGAGACTTAGTTAGCAGTCAACCCTATCATCACAACCAAGGTCTTATTCCAGATGACAAACCTCATCTTGACTTGTTTGGTTCCAGGTTGTGCTGATCCTCCAGTAGCTGCAGTTGGTCCGCATGTGTCTCCCATGACTTGTCTTTGAAGAACCAGTGGTGCTGGTCCCAGACGGGATGCCGCAGACAGCCAGTCACTATGACTGTGTTAGAGTGACGagatctgaccattctaagtccAAGacaagatttgaccaatctaagtctgactagatctgacaaatctaagtctaagactagatgtgaccaatttaagtctcatactagatctaaccaatccaagtccaagactatatctgacctgtctcagactatatctgaccaatctaagactagcttTGACCAGTATACTAgtatatgtgaccaatctgagtttaagactagatccaaCAAATAttagtctatgactagatctgatcaatcaaaGTTCAAGACAAGatttgaccaatttaagtctctgACTAGATCTGCTGAATGTAAGTCTGTCTAGATGTAACAAGTCTAAGAATAAatgcgaccaatctaagtctcatactagatttgaccaatctaagtcgttgACTAGATCTGACGAATATAAGTctaactagatgtgaccaatctaagtctcatactagatttgaccaatctaagtctatggctagatgtgaccaatctaagtctcatactagatctgaccaatcatgGCCATGGCTCAGTAATCAAGACTTAGTTAGCCATGGCCATGGCTCAGTAATCAAGACTTAGTTAGCAGTCAACCCTATCATCACAACCAAGGTCATATTCCAGATGACAAACCTCATCTTGACTTGTTTGGTTTCAGGTTGTGCTGATCCTCCAGTAGCTGCAGTTGGCCCGCATGTGTCTCCCATGACTTGCCTTTGAAGAACCAGTGGTGCTGGTCCCAGACGGGATGCCGCAGACAGCCAGTCGCTATGACTGTGTTAGAGTTGTGGCTGTCACGCTCCATCCCCATGTGCCTGCTCCTCCAGAGCCTGGTACTCATGGTCCTGTGTTTTCCTTCGGCCAGCATGTGTCCCAGAGGCTGCAACTGTCAGCGCGACCTCCACCTTCATGGGCTCAATGTCAGCTGCAGTCAGTCCCGGCTCAAAGAGATCCCTCCCAGCCTGCCGGTGGACACGGTCTTGTTGAGGCTGGACCACAACCAGATAGACAGTGTTCCCGATCAGGCTTTCCACGGACTTTGGCTTTTGAGAGAGCTCAACCTTTCCTACAATACCGTGGAGACGCTCGGAGATGGCGCGTTCAGCGGCATAGAGGCAACGCTCCAAGTGCTGGACCTGTCCCATAACCGCATCACCAGTGTGCACAGGGAGGCCTTTTCCCGCCTCAAGGCTCGCGTTATCATGGACGATAATCCCTGGCACTGCGACTGCGCCCTCCAGCAGGCCATCGGCGGGATGGCCCACAACCACGAATCCACCACTCGGGTTCTGTGCAGGAGCTCTGAGCTTCGGGACCAGGAGGGACGGCCCTTCCTGGCAGTGGCCGGCGATCTCTGCAACGTCACCAAAAGGACAACGGACTACGCCATGCTGGTGACCATGTTCTGTTGGTTCGCCATGGTCATTTCATACGTGGTCTATTACGTTCGTCAGAACCAGGAGGACGCCAGGCGACACCTGGAGTACCTCAAGTCTCTTCCCAGCAAGCCCAAGAAAGCAGAAGAGGCTGAGGACATAAGCACTGTGGTCTGAGGGGAGCCTCCAACTGTCCCGTGAAGATAAGGCTTCTTCCTGCAAATATCGCTGGTGTAATCGTCTTACTTGTCTTCGTGGTCTTGAATTTCACACTCGGCTTCAACATTTACAGTCCGGCTTAAGAAACCAAATGAGGGTCCAACGACACGTTAAGATTTGTAATCTTTTCTAAACGGTTGGACTAAAACCTTGAACACTCAAGCTGTCTTCAGCCAACGTACAAAAgccaaaaagcagtgaagttgtcacgttgtgtaaatggtaaataaaaagagaatacaatgatttgctaatccttttcaacttatattctgttgaatagactgcaaagacaagatatttcatgttcacactgagaaacttcttttgtttttgcaaataatcatgaacttagaatttaaaggccgactgaaatgatttttttttatttaaacgggcatagcagatccattctatgtgtcatacttgatcatttcgcgatattgccatatttttgctgaaaggatttagtagagaaaatcgatgataaagttcgcaacttttgctcgctgattaaaaaaaagccttgcctgtaccggaagtagcgtgacgtcacaggagctagtattcctcacaattccccgttgtttacatcggagcgagagagattcggaccgagaaagtgacgattaccccattaatttgagcgaggatgaaagattcgtggatgaggaacgttacagtgaaggacttgagaggcagtgaaggacgtatcttttttcgctctgaccgtaacttaggtacaagctggctcattggattccacactctctcctttttctattgtggatcacggatttgtattttaaaccacctgggatactatatcctcttgaaaatgagagtcgagaacgcgaaatggacattcagtgccttttatctccacgacaatacatcggcgaaatgctttagctacgagctaacgtgatagcgtcgtgctttaactgcatatagaaacaaaaaaaataaacccctgactggaaggacagatagaaaatcaacaatactattaaaccgtggacatgtaaatacacggttaatgctttccaggctggcgaaggttaacagtgctgtgctaacgacgccattgaagctaacttagcaaccggaccgcacagagctatgctaaaaacattagctctccacctataccagccagccttcatctgctcatcaacacccgtgctcacctgcgttccagcgatcgacggaaggacgaaggacttcacccgatgcgtttggcggcccggagacgtaggaagtcaaggtgaggtcggcggctagcgcgtctgctctccaacaaagtcctcctggttgtgttgctgtagtccgctgctaatacaccgatcccacctacaactgtcttctttgcagccttcattgttcattaaacaaattgcaaaagatgtccagaatactgtggaattatgaaatgaaaacagagctttttgtataggattctacggggtaccataacttccgttaaactgacttcgtcacgcgcatacgtcatcacaccgcgacgtttcagccggatatttcccgggaaattttaaatgtcactttataagttaacccggccgtattggcatgtgttgcaatgttaagatttcatcattgatatataaactatcagactgcgtggtcgctagtagtggctttcagtaggcctttaatggcagcaacacattgcaaaaaagttgtcacaggggcctttttaccactgtgttacatggcctttccttttaacaacactcagtaaaggtttgggaactgaggagacacatttttgaagtggaattctttcccattcttgcttgatgtacagcttaagttgttcaacagtccgggggtctcagttgtgCTATTTCAGGCTTCattttgcaccacacattttcaatgggagacaggtctggactacaggcaggccagtctagtacccgcactcttttactatgaagccacgctgttgtaacacgtggcttggcattgtcttgctgtaataagcaggggcgtccatgattgtGGAAGGACTCTTTCCTCCGGGTTCCTCTGACCACCAAGGAGAGACATGACGGCGTGGCAGTTTTGAGATTtcgtttattttgcaataaacctCAGCTCTGGTCGGGTCACTTTTCAGCACTCGCCTCTTCTGCCGTCTCGCTcttccggtcgcttttcagccttccgGGTCTCTGGTGACGGTCGCGCTCTTTGGGTTGCTTTCCAGCTTGCCGCTTGCGTCTCCGTCTCCGTCTCGCTCTCCGTCTTGCTCGGGTTCGGGTTCTCTCTTCGCATCTCGCTCCAACTTCTCCAACTTCTCCAGACCCCTCCGTCTCTGCTGATGCTCTGTCGCCGATCTCAGAGCCGGCCCCGGCaccccccgcctcgctgcaggtccgcaggccacgcctcctcacaatgataactttgcttggatggcaacatatgttgctccaaaagctgtatgtacctttcagcatgaatggtgccttcacagatgtgtaagttacccatgtcttggccactaatacacccccataccatcacacatgctgccttttacactttgcgcctagaacagtccggatggttctttccctctttgatccggaggacacgacgtccacagtttccaaaaacaatttgaaatgtggactcgtcagaccgcagaacacttttccactttgcatcagtccatcttagatgagctcgggcccagcgaagccggcggcgtttctgggtgttgttgataaatgactttggctttgcatagtagagttttaacttgcccttacagatgtagcgaccaactgtagttaccaacagtggtttttgaagtgttcctgagcctatgtggtgatatcctttacacac from the Entelurus aequoreus isolate RoL-2023_Sb linkage group LG20, RoL_Eaeq_v1.1, whole genome shotgun sequence genome contains:
- the LOC133635582 gene encoding leucine-rich repeat-containing protein 3B-like; its protein translation is MTVLELWLSRSIPMCLLLQSLVLMVLCFPSASMCPRGCNCQRDLHLHGLNVSCSQSRLKEIPPSLPVDTVLLRLDHNQIDSVPDQAFHGLWLLRELNLSYNTVETLGDGAFSGIEATLQVLDLSHNRITSVHREAFSRLKARVIMDDNPWHCDCALQQAIGGMAHNHESTTRVLCRSSELRDQEGRPFLAVAGDLCNVTKRTTDYAMLVTMFCWFAMVISYVVYYVRQNQEDARRHLEYLKSLPSKPKKAEEAEDISTVV